The genomic window CGAGCGTCTCCTTCTTGACGACGATGTGGCTCGCGTAGCGGTTCACCGAGGCGATGAAGGACTTGATCTCGATGCCGCGGGTGCGCGCGCGCATCGCTTCGCCGGGACTGCCGAGGACGATGTCCACGTCGCCGCCCATGAGGGCCGCGATGTTGGTGCCGCGGTTGGAGGCGATCGAGTTCACCGTGACGCCGGCGTCCTTGAAGTAGCCCATCGCGTTGGCGAAATCCTCCGCCGCCCAGAGCCACGACTTGGACGTCGAGCGCATGGTGGTGAGTTCGGGCAGGTCCTGGGCGATGGCGGCGACGGGGTGCAGGCCGGAGACCGTCGCGGTGGCGGCGACGGCGGCACTCGCCTTGAGCAGCGTACGCCGCGAGAGGGTGTGGGCTTTGTCCATGGGGCAATCATCCGGGGTTCGGCGGTGACGGGTGCCATCCGTGCCACCGCCGGAACGAGGCGGGCCCTATGCCACGGATGCGGCATGCCCGGACGACGGCGAAGCCGCCCGACGAGTGCACAGAAATCAGGCTCACCCAATTTTTATACACTTGTATTGTTGATATGCCAATAAGCCTATTCGCCTGACCGGAGGGCCAGTGCGGGACCCTATACCCTACCGCGTTTGGCGCGCTTTGCCGCCCCCCGGACCCGTTCAGTTGCCGTGCGGGCCGATGCGCCGAGGTTGTGTGGGGCGCTCCATGGGGCACGGGCAGCGTCGTAAGCCACGGAAGGGCCTGCCGGTCTCCGATGAACGAGATCAGCGAATGACGATAAGCAGGCCGCACAAGCCGGCGCTCAGGGCGAGGGTGGCGGCAGTCCAAAATGATGCGCGCGCTGTCCAGTCCATCGAAAGCATCTCGGTCCCTCCGAACGCTGCGGCGGCGTCGGGGTCACCGGCAGGTCCTCGATACGGCCGGTTCCGCCATTGACTGTCTCGCGGGATGTGGCTAACGGAGCAGGATGAAGACTTCGGTGACCCTCTTTGCCGTTTCCTATTACCCGCTGCCCTAGGTAGCGGAGCACCCCTCGTGTTTGCCGCTGCCTTGTGCCAGCGGTCGAGCATGATGAGCGCATGACCCCTGGCCCCTTCTTCTGGATCAGGTTCATGCTCTACAGACCGCCCTCGATCACCATCATCGGCTTTGGCGCCTTCGGAAGGCTCGTTGCGGCCGTCCTCGCATCGCATGCCCGCGTCTCGGTTTACGATCAGTCACCGGATGCCTGGAGCGCGGCATCCGCGCTGGGGTTCGAGGTCATCGCGAGCACGAAGGAGATCTCGACGGATATCGTCGTCCTGGCGGTGCCCGTTCAAAGTCTTTCCGAAGTTCTCCTGGACATCGCGCCGTTGTTGCGTCCGGGCCAGGTGGTCGTGGACGTGTGCTCCATCAAGGAGGAGCCGGCGCGCATGATGCGTCAACTTCTGCCTCCGCACGTCGAGGTGCTCGCGAGCCATCCGATGTTCGGCCCGGGAAGCGTGAAGAACGGCGTCGCCGGCGCGCAGATCGTGCTCTGTCCGGTCAGGGGAACGCGATGGAGGGCCTTCGCGGTCTTTCTGCGCAGGACCCTCGGGCTCGAGGTCATCGTCACCACCCCGGAGGAGCATGACCGTCAGGCGGCGATGACGCAGGGCCTCACCCACCTGCTCGCGCGCGCCTTCCAGGCGTTGGGAGAGCGGCCCAGGATCCGCACCCGCAGCTTCGACCTGATCTTGGAGGCGCTGGCGATGGTGACCAACGATGCGCCGGAAATCTACGAGGCGGTGACCCGTGGCAATCGGCACGTCGATCCGCTGCGGCAGGACCTGCTTCGCGCCCTTGCGTCGCTCGGAAAGGCCCCGGAAAGCGCTGCCGCGGCGGACGCAGCAGGTCAGTAATCTGTCCGAGGGGAGCTTGTGCGCGCCTTGAAGCTGACGGAGGCATGGCGGCGCGGCTGACACATTCCGGCCATTGCATCGAATGTATGGTCCGCGCTGCCTGTGCAACGTTCTTCGGCGGTGGCGTCAGGGATTGCGTCAATGTATCCGGCCTCTCGCGAGTGGGCCGGTTTTCCGGCCAGGCCATGATGAGATCAGCGCGTTCGGTTTCCAACTAACTGGTTCGGGCACGAAGCCCGCTTTCGAACCGGACTTACCGAACGCCGATCGACCCTTTCGTCATCACCTACGAACCTCGCACTCCTTTCCGGCGCTGCCGGATCTCATAACTCAGACGATCGCGGCCTTAGGCGGTCGCCGCTCATATGTCGCGCCCGGGGTGCTCAGGATCACCCAGACGATGCGCGCGATCTTCGCCGCCAACGCGACGACGACCTTGTTGGCGTGCATCCGACCGCGCAGCTGGTCAGCCCAGACCCCGAGACGATCCTTCGACCGATCGAGATGCATGAAGACCGAACGCGCGCCATGCACGATAAGGGTTCGCAAGTAGTTGCTCCCTCTCTTGGCGATCCCAAGGAGCTTTTGTTTGCCTCCGGTCGAATGCTGCTGCGGCACGAGGCCGAGCCAAGCGGGGATGTCGCGTGCCTTCTTGAACCGCCGCGGGTCGCCGACGGCTGCGAGGATGGCCGTCGCTCCGAGAGCCCCGATGCCCGGGATCGTCATCAACCGACGCGCCGTCTCGTCGGCATCGGCTATGTTCTTGATCTCGGTCGAGACGGTCCGAATCCGGCTCTCGAGTTCAATGAGCTCGGCGTGGAGCTCGCGAAGCACCAGGCGTGCGCGATCGGTCAAATCGTTGTCCTCGTCATCGAGTACGCGAAGGATGTCGATCTTGAACACGCCAGCACCCGGCCTCATCGCCACGCCATGCTCGAGGCAGTAGGCGCGCATCTGGCAAATGAGCTTCGTCCGGCTGGCGACCAGCCGGCCACGAACCCGGTGCAACATCTGCAGGTCGACCTGATGCGCTTCCTTCACGCCGACAAAGCGCATCGTCGGCCGGGTCGCAGCCTCCGCGATCGCCTCGGCGTCGATCACATCGTTCTTGTGCGACTTCACGTAGGGCTTCACGAATTGTGCCGGGATGATCCGTACCTCGTGGCCGAGCAGACCGATCTTGCGCGCGAGCCACTGCGAGCCGGGACAGGCCTCCATCGCCACCAGCGCCGGCCTTGCCCTCTCGAAGAACTGCAGCAGCGTGTCGCGGCGAAACTTCGCCTTCTGCAGCACCGCGCCGGCCGCATCGAGCCCGACGACGTGGAACACGGTCTTGCCGATATCGACGCCGAAGACGGCGCAGTCCCGGGGGTGGTTACGCATCATAGTCAGATCCTCCTTCCATGCAGTCGCCCGATGATCGGGCGGGAAGGCAGCGCGGACCATCCCACTATGTATGTGAACCCGCGCACAGACGATTGGCGGTATCGGATCGACCGCCAGCGTTCGGGCGCGTGGAGCAGGACCGTTCCGGGATTGCCGTCTGGCGAGATGGCGTCGGGCGGAAATGGTGATCCTTCAACTGTCCGATCCCGGCGTCATCCGGCAGTCCCGTCCTCGCTGTTGGATCTCGACAGCAGGTTCAATTCGGAGCGCAGGCGATCCGGGTTGGACAGCACCGTCTCGATCGCCGCGTGAAGATCCCGCCAGATCGGCACCGCCTCGGCCAGTACGGCCCGGCCGGCAGGCGTCAACCGCAGCCGCCTGACCCGCCTGTCCGTCGGATCGGCGACCGGCTCGACGAGACCGCGGCGCTCCAGCGGCTTGAGATTGGCCGTCAAGGTCGTCCTGTCCATCGCCAGCAGCGCCGCGACACTGCCGACGCTCGGTGGCTCCGGCCGGTTGAGCGACATGAGGAGGGAGAACTGCCCGCTGGTGATTCCGACGGGCTTCAGCGCGACGTCGAACCGCCGCGCGAGCGCCCGCGCCGCCCTCTGCGTATGCAGGCACAGACAGGCATCCCGCACCAAAAGGGTGGTCTCGAAGGACAGATCGGAAGCAGCGTGCATCCGTACCATTGACATCCGTGGGGTTTATACGTTGATATCAACCTAAATGGGGGCGGGTCAATCAATGGCCGACTTTTCCAGGGGATTCGGCGTGGACAAAAGCCGGCCCATGTCCGTGACGCGGCCGTTCCTCCGGTCCCGGGATGGCCATGCGCAAGGGGCGACGAACGTCTGCGCCTCGCGGTTCGACGGCGGCGCAGTTCCCGGCGTAGCGCGCTGGCGGTACGCCGGGCAGGGCGGCGTCAGGCTTCCCCGCCTTGCCCGGATTGCGGACCGCTCCGGCGTCTCCTCGCGGCCCGATCTCCCCTGATGAGCGTCCAATCACCAATCAAAAGGAGGCGATCATGAAGATCGTGACCAGTCTGAGCTTCCGCGGTCAGTGCCGCGAGGCATTCGAGTTCTACGCCAAGGTCCTGGGTGGGAAGATCGCCGCCGCCATTCCTTACGGGGACGCGCCCCCGGGCATGCCGATCACCGATGAGGCCTACAAGACATGGCTGATGCACTGTTGGCTCGACGTCGGGGACCAGGCGCTGATGGGCGCCGACATGGACACCGCGTGGGCGCCCAACGTCGACAAACCCAAGAACGGCTTCGACGTGACGCTGCACACGCAGGACAAGGCGGAAGCCCGCCGCTGGTTCGATGAACTGTCCGAGGGCGGCAAGGCCGTCATGCCCTTCGGCGAGACCTTCTGGTCGCCCGGCTTCGGCTCCCTCGTCGACCGTTTCGGTGTCCCGTGGATGGTCAACGTCATTCCATCGGCGGACTGGAAGCCGGTGCAGGGCTGATCCCATGCCGCGTTTTCTTGCCGTTTACACCATGAAGCCGGAAGACCTCGCCGGCTTTCGCGCCCGTCCCAAGGCCGAGCAGGACGCGCTCGACGACGCCGGACTGAAGCAATGGGTGGACTGGAGCACGGCGAACGCCGCCGCCATCGTCGATCCCGGCCTGATGGTCGGCAAGACGATGCGCGTCACGAGGGACGGCGTCGCCGAAGCGGCCAACCCCTTCTGCGGCTACGTCGTCGTCGAAGCGGAGACCATTGAAGACGCTGCCCGCCTCTTCACGAAGCATCCCCACTTCACGGTCTTTCCCGGTGACGGCGTCGACATCATGCCCGTCGTCACCGGCCCCGAGACCTGACGCCGCTCCTCCCCGGTTCCGGGCGGTGGGCCCGCTCCCCGGCATGTCCCCGGCCTTGCCGATACCTGGGTCGGTCATCGGTCGGGGGCGGAGCCGGCGCAACCCTCGGGTGAGGGGCCACACCACGTCGGCCGGAGATGCGGAGGGGGGATCGGGAGGCGCCTCGCGACGGAAAGGTCCGCTTCTGCCGGCACTATATATGGTCGCGCAAGCGTCTTGACTTAGAGCGCGCTCGAACCCCTAGGGTCGGCTGCGTCTTGATGAGAAGACGGGTGCCATGAAAATCGGTCAGCTTGCGAAACGCTCGGGTCTGTCCGCCCACACGATCCGCTACTACGAGCGGATCGGGCTTTTGCCTCTTGCGGATCGCGACGCGGGCGGGCGGCGTGACTATGACGAATCGATCCTCGTCTGGATCGAGTTCCTCGACCGTCTGAAAACCACAGGAATGCCGCTCCGCGAGATGCTCAGATATGCCGAGCTTCGCGCGGAGGGCGATCACACGAGCCCGGAGCGGCGCGCTCTTCTCGAGGCGCATCGCGGCCGGGTGCGCGCGCATCTTGCCGACCTGCAGGCCTGTCTTCTCGTCCTTGACACAAAGATCGACACCTACGTCGAAACCGAGAAAAGGACGCATTTCCATGACCATGCACGCAAACCCGTCAGCGGAGACCCGGCTGGAACGCGGACGGCGCGCCCTTGATGCAATAGACGGTCAGGCGGGGCGAAACGTCATCGACGCGCTGGCCGAGATCGCGCCCGACTTCGCCGACTATATTTTCGAGTTCTCGTTCGGTGACATTTATTCCCGTCCGGGACTGTCGCTCCGTGATCGCGAAATCGCGACGATCGCGGCGCTTGCCGCCATGGGCACGGCGCAACCGCAGCTCAAGGTGCATATCGAAGCGGGGCTGAATGTCGGGCTCTCACGGGAGGAGATTACGGAAATCCTGATCCAGATGGCCGTTTATGCCGGATTTCCCGCAGCGCTGAACGCGCTCTTCGCGGCGAAGGAAGTGTTCGCCGTCCGCCCGCTCGACTCTGCCGCCGACAGGGCGTGACTCCGGTGGTCCGACGAGCGGCGCAAGCCGACCTGCGTACGCCGTCGAGGCGAGACTGGCGTTGCTATCCGGTCAGGCCTGAGTGGCTGCAGCCTGACTCGCCCACGGACGGAACGCCGTAAGACCGATGAGGAACGCGCCGATTGCGGACGCCCCGAAGGTGTCCACGACCATCGGCGTCCCTCTGATCGTGTCCCCCCCTGGACGCGTCACCTCGAGAGGGCATCTCGCGAGAGCATCGACTATGCCGATTGCCGACGGGGTCGCGTGGGGGTGCCTGTCCACGGCCCCACGGCGAACAGGAACGCGCAGCGTATGCGCTCGCGCCTTGTCGACGACGTCGCTCGGGATGCGTTTGCGAGATTTGAAAACACGAGGGCGGCGCGCCCCTCGTCGGAGTCGGCATGCGGGAACCATGTGGTGCACCTGTGTGTCGCAGGTGGGTCCACGAAGTTCCGCAGGGACTCCAATCCAGTGATTTCAACAACATCCACACAAGGTGGTGCCCAGGAGAGGACTCGAACCTCCACGGGTTGCCCCACACGGACCTGAACCGTGCGCGTCTACCAGTTCCGCCACCTGGGCTTGGTGTGCTGGAGCCACGCGAGGTATAGGCTCCTTCAGGACAAGTCAACTCCGTCTTTGCCGTTATGACACATTCAGTGCAATCAACCGGCCAAAGCGCCACAGTCGCGGTTCCCCCGTTGCCCTCAAAAGCGCAACGCCCTAACCCTGTCGGCGCACTAGAGCGGCGCGTGAGGGCATGATGGAGCGCAATCCGAGCAAGTTGGTCACGATCTTCGGCGGGTCCGGATTCATCGGCCGGTACGTGGTCAGGGCCCTCGCCAAGGACGGCTGGCGCGTCAGGATCGCGGTCCGCCGGCCGGACCTCGTCGGCTATCTGCAGCCGATGGGCGGCGTCGGCCAGATCGCGCCCATCAAGGTCAACGTGACGGACAAGCAGGCCGTCGCCCACGCGGTCGCCAACAGCGACGTGGTCGTCAACCTCGTCGGCATCCTCGCCGAGGGCGGCAAGCAGACCTTCGAGGCGATCCAGAAGGAAGGCGCCCGCAACGTCGCGGAAGCCGCCAGAGCGGCGGGCGTCCCGCGGTTCGTGCACATCTCCGCGCTCGGCGCCGACGCGGAGAGCACGTCCGAATATGCCCGCACCAAGGCGGCGGGCGAGGCGGCCGTGCGGGAGATCTACCCGGACGCCGTCATCGTGCGCCCGTCCGTGGTGTTCGGCCCCGAAGACGACTTCTTCAACCGCTTCGCCGGCCTGTCGAAGATCTCCCCCGTGCTGCCGCTGATCGGCGGCGGGGAGACGCGCTTCCAGCCGGTCTATGTCGGCGATGTCGGCCAGTTCGTCGCGGCGGCGGTGAACGGGAAGGTCGCGGGCGGCAAGGTGTACGAGCTCGGCGGGCCGGACGTGAAGTCGTTCCGGGGGCTGATGGAGCTGATGACGTCCATCACGCACCGCAAGCGGCGCTACGCGACGCTGTCGTTCGGCCTCGCCAGGATGAAGGCCAGCATCCTGCAGCACCTGCCCAACCCGCCGCTGACGCCGGACCAGGTGGAGCTCCTGAAGAGCGACAACGTGGTCTCCGAGGCGGCGCTCGCCGAAGGGCGGACCCTGTCGGCGGCGGGGATCCATCCGCGCAGCATGGCGGCGATCCTGCCGACCTACCTCTGGACCTACCGCAAGGGCGGGCAGTTCGCCGAGCCGGGCAGCGCCGCCGGGTAGACCGCACGCGCGATGGGCCGGTCCGGCCCGTCCGCATCGCTGTCCCGCAGGGGACGGGGCCGCGCGGGCCACCCGGTCGGGAGCGGCGCGCGGCCCGGGACGTCACCTCGCGAAGGTGAGGATCGCAAGGCCCAGCACGCCGACCACGATGCGCCACCACGCGAACGGCGTGAAGCCGTGGCGCGACACGAAGTCGAGCAGCGAGCGCACCACGATCACCGCGGCGATGAAGGCCGCGACGAAGCCGACCGCGATGATCACCGCGTCGTTCATCGAGAGGGCGTTGCGGTTGGCGTAGAGGTCGTAGACGAAGGCGCCGGTCATCGTCGGCAGGGCGAGGAAGAACGAGAATTCCGCTGCCGCGCGCTTGTCGGCACGCATGAGCAGCGCGCCGCCGATGGTCGAGCCGGAACGCGACACGCCCGGCACCAGCGCCAGCACCTGACAGCAGCCGATCGCGAAGGCGAGCCAGAGCGGGAAGTGCGTCGCGTCGTGGTAGCGGGGCGCCGGCGCGCGGCGGTCGATGTAGAGCAGCGCGATGCCGCCGAGGATGAGCGTCGTGCAGATGAGCTCCGGCGTCTCGAACAGCACCGTCTTGATGAAGTCGTGGAGCAGCACGCCCATGACGGCGGCCGGCAGGAACGCGATCACGATGCCGGCGCAGAAGTTGCGGGCCGCCGGGTCGTACGGGGTCGCCAGCACGAGCTTGGTGAGCTTGACGGTGTAGACCGCGAGGAGCGCGCAGATCGCGCCGAGCTGGATCAGCACCTCGAAGGTCTTGCCGGTCGAATCGAAGCCCAGGAGTTCACCCAGGAGGAGGATATGGCCCGTGGAAGAGACGGGGATGAACTCGGTGAGCCCTTCGACGATGCCCAGTATGATCGCCGAAGCGATAGTGTCGGCTTCCATTCGTTCGCCCTATGTGATGTGCGTGTGAGTCGCTATACCGCGTTGCACCGGAATGCGCCGGAATGCGAGTGGCGTCCCAACACCTTTGTTAAGCGCTAGGCGCTGGAGTCGATGATCCTTCACCACCATCCCTTTCTCCCTGCTTGCCGTTTTGCCCGTCTGGCGCTCGCCGAACACGCCATCGACGTCGAGTTGAAGCTGGAGCCCTTCTGGGAGGCACGGCCGGAGTTCGTCGCCATCAATCCG from Acuticoccus sediminis includes these protein-coding regions:
- a CDS encoding carboxymuconolactone decarboxylase family protein, with translation MTMHANPSAETRLERGRRALDAIDGQAGRNVIDALAEIAPDFADYIFEFSFGDIYSRPGLSLRDREIATIAALAAMGTAQPQLKVHIEAGLNVGLSREEITEILIQMAVYAGFPAALNALFAAKEVFAVRPLDSAADRA
- a CDS encoding IS110 family transposase, with amino-acid sequence MMRNHPRDCAVFGVDIGKTVFHVVGLDAAGAVLQKAKFRRDTLLQFFERARPALVAMEACPGSQWLARKIGLLGHEVRIIPAQFVKPYVKSHKNDVIDAEAIAEAATRPTMRFVGVKEAHQVDLQMLHRVRGRLVASRTKLICQMRAYCLEHGVAMRPGAGVFKIDILRVLDDEDNDLTDRARLVLRELHAELIELESRIRTVSTEIKNIADADETARRLMTIPGIGALGATAILAAVGDPRRFKKARDIPAWLGLVPQQHSTGGKQKLLGIAKRGSNYLRTLIVHGARSVFMHLDRSKDRLGVWADQLRGRMHANKVVVALAAKIARIVWVILSTPGATYERRPPKAAIV
- a CDS encoding MerR family transcriptional regulator produces the protein MKIGQLAKRSGLSAHTIRYYERIGLLPLADRDAGGRRDYDESILVWIEFLDRLKTTGMPLREMLRYAELRAEGDHTSPERRALLEAHRGRVRAHLADLQACLLVLDTKIDTYVETEKRTHFHDHARKPVSGDPAGTRTARP
- a CDS encoding MarR family winged helix-turn-helix transcriptional regulator; protein product: MHAASDLSFETTLLVRDACLCLHTQRAARALARRFDVALKPVGITSGQFSLLMSLNRPEPPSVGSVAALLAMDRTTLTANLKPLERRGLVEPVADPTDRRVRRLRLTPAGRAVLAEAVPIWRDLHAAIETVLSNPDRLRSELNLLSRSNSEDGTAG
- a CDS encoding VOC family protein, which gives rise to MKIVTSLSFRGQCREAFEFYAKVLGGKIAAAIPYGDAPPGMPITDEAYKTWLMHCWLDVGDQALMGADMDTAWAPNVDKPKNGFDVTLHTQDKAEARRWFDELSEGGKAVMPFGETFWSPGFGSLVDRFGVPWMVNVIPSADWKPVQG
- a CDS encoding undecaprenyl-diphosphate phosphatase, which codes for MEADTIASAIILGIVEGLTEFIPVSSTGHILLLGELLGFDSTGKTFEVLIQLGAICALLAVYTVKLTKLVLATPYDPAARNFCAGIVIAFLPAAVMGVLLHDFIKTVLFETPELICTTLILGGIALLYIDRRAPAPRYHDATHFPLWLAFAIGCCQVLALVPGVSRSGSTIGGALLMRADKRAAAEFSFFLALPTMTGAFVYDLYANRNALSMNDAVIIAVGFVAAFIAAVIVVRSLLDFVSRHGFTPFAWWRIVVGVLGLAILTFAR
- a CDS encoding complex I NDUFA9 subunit family protein; amino-acid sequence: MERNPSKLVTIFGGSGFIGRYVVRALAKDGWRVRIAVRRPDLVGYLQPMGGVGQIAPIKVNVTDKQAVAHAVANSDVVVNLVGILAEGGKQTFEAIQKEGARNVAEAARAAGVPRFVHISALGADAESTSEYARTKAAGEAAVREIYPDAVIVRPSVVFGPEDDFFNRFAGLSKISPVLPLIGGGETRFQPVYVGDVGQFVAAAVNGKVAGGKVYELGGPDVKSFRGLMELMTSITHRKRRYATLSFGLARMKASILQHLPNPPLTPDQVELLKSDNVVSEAALAEGRTLSAAGIHPRSMAAILPTYLWTYRKGGQFAEPGSAAG
- a CDS encoding prephenate dehydrogenase; its protein translation is MTPGPFFWIRFMLYRPPSITIIGFGAFGRLVAAVLASHARVSVYDQSPDAWSAASALGFEVIASTKEISTDIVVLAVPVQSLSEVLLDIAPLLRPGQVVVDVCSIKEEPARMMRQLLPPHVEVLASHPMFGPGSVKNGVAGAQIVLCPVRGTRWRAFAVFLRRTLGLEVIVTTPEEHDRQAAMTQGLTHLLARAFQALGERPRIRTRSFDLILEALAMVTNDAPEIYEAVTRGNRHVDPLRQDLLRALASLGKAPESAAAADAAGQ